One window from the genome of Micromonospora aurantiaca ATCC 27029 encodes:
- the wzy gene encoding O-antigen polysaccharide polymerase Wzy, whose protein sequence is MELSTTTAIWLTLAVSLAMLLALFLRSGRTDLLPYVFAYLAFFGLGPAINYALGNEIYIGIVTDKIPAACLVLALALGGVTLVGLLMPVRDRLPDLTALGRTPRENPVLPVVLYGLAAYTLAILVTRGPAMLAADKLGRIELAGPLHTRYLVVEMCACSIYFLARAVRPARIAYWVNLGLYVLYCLATSERDFLFVLFAVVLHVLLLQRRRISPKFGIAGVAFVLAATYLSAVRSGDALNLSKVLNEGSTLFVDTFVLTNAADSLRLWPGESYLNGFLTAMPSALVPERPMLMSWLVDAWLPGSSSGFGFSLTAEAYANFGYLGVPVVFAALTLGHRLLFFRAAQGHVYAYASILYTISWMYGFRGESASLLATLLHGVAFYTVIWLGSLKGRSVQPTARPEARVPHGDLVPVNR, encoded by the coding sequence GTGGAGCTGAGCACCACCACCGCGATATGGCTGACCCTCGCGGTCAGTCTGGCGATGCTGCTGGCCCTGTTCCTCCGGTCCGGTCGCACCGATCTCCTGCCCTATGTCTTCGCCTACCTCGCCTTCTTCGGCCTGGGACCGGCGATCAACTACGCCCTCGGCAACGAGATCTACATCGGCATCGTCACCGACAAGATCCCGGCCGCCTGCCTCGTGCTGGCGCTGGCGCTCGGCGGTGTGACGCTGGTCGGCCTGCTCATGCCGGTCCGGGACCGGCTGCCGGACCTGACCGCACTCGGCCGGACACCGCGCGAGAATCCGGTCCTTCCGGTGGTGCTCTACGGACTGGCCGCGTACACCCTCGCCATCCTGGTCACCCGTGGCCCGGCGATGCTGGCCGCCGACAAGCTCGGACGGATCGAACTGGCTGGTCCCCTGCACACCCGCTACCTGGTCGTCGAGATGTGCGCCTGCTCGATCTACTTCCTGGCCCGGGCGGTGCGCCCGGCCCGGATCGCCTACTGGGTGAACCTCGGCCTCTACGTGCTCTACTGCCTGGCCACCAGCGAACGGGACTTCCTCTTCGTCCTCTTCGCCGTCGTGCTGCACGTCCTGTTGCTGCAACGGCGACGGATCTCGCCGAAGTTCGGCATCGCCGGCGTCGCGTTCGTCCTGGCCGCCACCTATCTCAGCGCCGTTCGCAGCGGGGACGCGCTGAACCTCAGCAAGGTTCTCAACGAGGGCTCGACCCTCTTCGTGGACACCTTCGTCCTGACCAACGCGGCCGACAGCCTGCGACTGTGGCCCGGCGAGAGCTACCTCAACGGTTTCCTCACCGCGATGCCGTCGGCGCTGGTCCCGGAACGGCCGATGCTCATGTCCTGGCTGGTCGACGCCTGGCTGCCGGGCTCGTCGTCGGGTTTCGGCTTCTCGCTGACCGCGGAGGCGTACGCCAACTTCGGGTACCTCGGCGTACCCGTCGTCTTCGCCGCGCTGACCCTCGGGCACCGGCTGCTCTTCTTCCGCGCCGCGCAGGGCCACGTCTACGCCTACGCGAGCATCCTCTACACGATCAGCTGGATGTACGGGTTCCGCGGGGAGAGCGCCAGCCTGCTCGCCACTCTCCTGCACGGCGTCGCCTTCTACACCGTCATCTGGCTCGGCTCGTTGAAGGGCCGCTCCGTCCAGCCGACCGCGCGCCCCGAGGCGCGCGTCCCGCACGGCGACCTGGTTCCCGTAAACCGATAG
- a CDS encoding DegT/DnrJ/EryC1/StrS family aminotransferase produces the protein MARPAHQQDGTSVSRRIYLSPPDVGPAEEASILAAVRSGWVAPDGPDLAAFERELADRVGSGHAVGVSSGTAALHLALTVIGAGPGSVVVVPTMTFVATANVVRYTGAEPVFVDCDAATGHLDPELLPPLLRRLREQGRRVAAVMTVDLNGGCADYDRILPVCADFDVPLVEDSAQALGASWRGRNAGTFGRLGVFSFNGNKVMTTSSGGMLVSDDGDLIDRARHLATQAREPVAHYEHRQVGYNYRLSNLLAALGRAQLRRLNGMIERRRAIRERYAKFFAAVPGTRILGDGDPGSNCWLTTLVVDPARAGWRADELAAHLARHDIETRPMFKPMHQQPAHRGHEAVLSGAADRLFATGVSLPSGSTLLGADADRLFGALDEFLAAR, from the coding sequence ATGGCTCGACCCGCCCATCAGCAGGACGGCACGAGTGTCAGCAGACGGATCTATCTCTCTCCGCCGGACGTCGGTCCGGCCGAGGAGGCGTCCATCCTGGCGGCGGTCCGTTCGGGCTGGGTCGCGCCGGACGGGCCCGACCTGGCCGCGTTCGAACGCGAGCTGGCGGACCGGGTGGGCAGCGGCCACGCCGTCGGCGTGAGCTCCGGGACCGCCGCCCTGCACCTGGCGCTGACGGTGATCGGAGCCGGGCCCGGCTCCGTCGTGGTGGTGCCCACCATGACGTTCGTGGCGACCGCCAACGTGGTGCGGTACACCGGGGCCGAGCCGGTCTTCGTGGACTGTGACGCCGCAACCGGGCACCTCGACCCCGAGCTGCTGCCGCCGCTGCTGCGCCGGCTGCGGGAGCAGGGCCGCCGCGTGGCAGCCGTGATGACGGTCGACCTGAACGGCGGCTGCGCGGACTACGACCGCATCCTGCCCGTCTGCGCGGACTTCGACGTCCCGCTGGTCGAGGACTCCGCACAGGCGCTCGGCGCGTCCTGGCGCGGCCGCAACGCCGGCACGTTCGGCCGGCTGGGTGTCTTCTCGTTCAACGGCAACAAGGTCATGACGACCTCGAGCGGCGGGATGCTCGTCTCCGACGACGGCGACCTGATCGACCGGGCACGCCACCTGGCGACCCAGGCCAGGGAACCGGTCGCGCACTACGAACACCGGCAGGTCGGCTACAACTACCGGCTGAGCAATCTGCTCGCCGCGCTCGGGCGGGCACAGCTACGGCGGCTGAACGGCATGATCGAGCGTCGCCGGGCGATACGGGAGCGGTACGCCAAGTTCTTCGCCGCGGTTCCCGGCACCCGGATCCTCGGCGACGGCGACCCCGGGTCGAACTGCTGGCTCACCACCCTCGTCGTCGACCCCGCCCGGGCCGGGTGGCGGGCCGACGAGCTGGCCGCGCACCTGGCCCGGCACGACATCGAGACGCGTCCCATGTTCAAGCCCATGCACCAGCAACCCGCTCATCGCGGGCACGAGGCGGTCCTGAGCGGCGCGGCGGATCGTCTCTTCGCCACCGGCGTCTCCCTGCCCAGCGGGTCGACCCTGCTCGGGGCCGACGCGGACCGGCTATTCGGCGCGCTCGACGAATTCCTCGCCGCACGCTGA